The Vicia villosa cultivar HV-30 ecotype Madison, WI linkage group LG1, Vvil1.0, whole genome shotgun sequence genome includes a region encoding these proteins:
- the LOC131610350 gene encoding uncharacterized protein LOC131610350, producing the protein MGNYVSCTLAPPLMRNVKATRVILPTGEVKQFKEIMKVAELMLENPNYFLVNSRSLHVSKRFSPLAADEELEFGSVYIFFPMRRLNSVVTGADMAVLFMAANSAEKRLRAGKTRVQPDESSGGGVENDEKECVPILSLEGVESGFSYRLSYCRSKKPFLETINEEPIRSR; encoded by the coding sequence ATGGGAAATTACGTTTCATGCACCTTAGCACCACCATTGATGAGGAACGTGAAAGCAACTAGAGTGATCCTTCCAACCGGAGAAGTGAAGCAATTCAAGGAAATAATGAAAGTTGCGGAGCTTATGTTAGAAAATCCTAACTATTTCTTAGTTAATTCGCGTTCTCTTCACGTTTCTAAAAGATTCTCTCCTCTTGCTGCAGACGAAGAATTGGAATTTGGAAGTGTTTACATATTTTTTCCTATGAGAAGACTCAACTCTGTCGTCACCGGAGCTGACATGGCTGTACTCTTTATGGCGGCGAATTCCGCTGAGAAACGGTTACGTGCCGGAAAGACACGTGTCCAACCGGATGAGAGTTCGGGTGGTGGTGTTGAGAATGATGAAAAGGAGTGTGTTCCGATATTGAGTTTAGAAGGAGTGGAATCAGGATTTAGTTATAGGTTAAGTTATTGCAGATCAAAGAAACCTTTTCTGGAGACTATAAATGAAGAACCAATTAGGTCAAGATGA